One Thamnophis elegans isolate rThaEle1 chromosome 2, rThaEle1.pri, whole genome shotgun sequence genomic window, GGCTCAACCTTCATTTCAATACCATCCTGAAAAAGAAGATGCATACACTGGCCAATGGAATtttatagatagaaagagagaatctGAGAAGAGATAGGAGGAGTGAAGGAAAACCAGGAATAACATTTCCCTTTTATGCTATATAGTGCAGTACTCTGCTGATAGATTAACAGAGAGGCTCAAGGTCCTTTCCCTCTTAATGCAAGGGATAAAGAATAAAGCTCAAAATAAGATAAAGAACTTCCTCCTTCAAAGAATCACAACCAAGAACAGTTGGTTTAGATTTGGCCTGCAGGGCTACCCTATCAACCAGCCACTAGATTCAGAGCACTGAGAATCACCTCTAATTATGAGCTTGCAATCCACCTCTGTGGACATGCTAGCTTTACATCTGATCTGCTGGACATGGTGTTTGTAATTCTACTGTTGGAAGCAGAAGACAGAACAATGGAACTGATGCTCAAGTGATTCCATAAGCCAGACAGAATCATTAGTAGCAAGTGTTGCTCTGGCCATATTTTCAGCTTTGAGTTACTATTGTACTTTTCTTGAAACTTCAGCCCAGCAAAGCCATTTTCACATTCTTAGACAAATGTAATTGGCCTTATTGAACAGAGTTTGGACCATGATGACTGCACACAAAGGAAAGATGCAGAAGAGAGGAATAAGAAGAGAGACCCAATGAGTGGTTCTCCTGATACTCACCTGGCTAGCGTTCTCTTGTAACAAAGGTCTCATTTCAGCCACAGCCTCCTCCCCCAGGTACCCTGCGCACCACCCAGCCCGTTCCTTCAAGGGCTCCAtgatgggggaggagggggggcataCAGTTGAAGCCTCTTCACAGGCAGAGGCTCAGTCCCCTCTGCAAGCCACCAGCCCCATCGTCCCCACTGTCTCTGTGAGAAAGCAGAGGGGGTAAGGGATGCAGAGGGATGAATCTCTGAATCCTTCTGTTCTCCTTCTCACCCGGTGATCTGCCatttctcccccttcagctcctaCTTCCCAAACCACCCTGCATGCTTATCCACAAGAGCCATGCTTGACTTCctaccccccacaaaaaaatctcTACCTCTCTTCAGTTCAGCTGTTTccccagtctcttttttaaattcttctaACCCCTACCATCCTATCGTTCCTTGTCCCTCTAAAATTTCATAACCTGCTCCCTAGTTGTATTGATTTGAACTATAAATATTGGTACTCTCCACCCTAACAATTTATGATAATTGCTTGACACCTACCCTTGCTCCCAGCAAAGGGTTGGTTGGGGAGAGTTTTCCCCCCCTAGATTCCTAATATGGTACAGATAAGCAGTGCCACCCCATAGTTGACTTCCCAAAAGGGGGCAATAGACAATCTCTTGAAGATTTGTAAGTGGAATCCAAGGAATAGAAGCTTCTCTATAACCATTCCTTGGTCTCCCTTACTTGCTATCCAAGCATGGTTCATATCTATCTACTCATCAACCCTCACAAAAACCACTATTTGGATATTTCCTTCTGTCCCATAGCATCCCTGGCCATACTTCTTCCTCGTCCCCATCCCCTTGAGGCCCTCCCAAATACTTctgccctcccttcccctctctatcGCTCCATCAcctttctttccattctattctcccaGCCCCTTCATTATACCCTCACCCAAGAGCCCTAGCAGCAGCATCGGGACCCAGCTGCCCCTTAAAACCCCGCCTCCCGCTCCGATAAGCTTTGGCACCTGCCCATCAAATTGGGATCACTTCCTGCCAGATGCCGAGCATCCTCGCTTGCTTGGATTGGGCAGtgcgtggggggtgggggagaaaagaATCAGGTGCAGATAACTTCCGGCTGATACTGGAAGCCTTCCTTTCATTGTTGCCATGGTGACCCTTAAAGAGCTACATGCCCCTTTGTTTTTCTAGCGTTCGACAAGAAAAGGGGGGAGCGCAAATCGTTTTGCAGCTACTGGGGTGCAAAAGGGGAGGACCGTCTTTTGCCTCCCGTGCAGAAGTTAATAAGCTTGCGAAAGGTCGGGACGTTTAATCTCGGGCACGGGTTTGGGGTCTGCCCGCAGAAATCGCGTGGAAGATTTCTGTGCGTGGATAACCCCGTTTTTTTACGAGGAAAGCGATGCGTGTCGATATCGCCGTGTGCTTACGCGTATATCTCGGTGCAGGTGCACAATTGAATTGAGGCAGGTTGAAATGCACCTGCGCAGGTTGCTTATGCCggtgggtctccaaccttggcaactttaagacctgtggacttcaactcccagagcaaagctggctgaggaactctgggagttgaagtccacaggtcttaaagttgccaaggttggagacccactGGCTTATGCTTGTATCTGGGAAAGTTAGACACAATTCCCAAGTCTTTTTTAGGAATCTCCTTTAATCTCGTTGGAAGGCATCTGTACGAATCAACCGAAGCCATTGTTCTCCACCGATCACACTCCAGGACTGGCAATGAAGGCAGCCCGATGGGATCCTttggaacaggggtctccaaccttggcaactttatggcggacttcaactctcagcaaagctggctggggaattctgagagttgacgtCCGCCagacttaaaagttgccaaggttggagcccATTGCTTTGTAAGACCCATTCGATTTCCACTAGCGTTGTAATTCTTCTCAAGCCCTAGAaacttttaagatgcgtggacatCAActtccagaaatccccagccagcatgttggcTGTGCAAAGCCGGGAGTTGAAATCCGCGCATTGCAAAGCTGCTGAGAAAGTTGTTGAGAAACGCTGCATAACAATGAAACTAATagtgatttttattattattattattatgtggttaatctttggtgagattcacagcctttggggctggttggtagctcaaaagctggagtcctaaccaaggacctaggtgttgttgttgttgttgttgttgtgttgttgttgttaattcgAAAAGAATTGCTGAAGCCAGAGTGAAACCGACAAGGAAAAGACATGCGACACAGGTTCTccgtttaatttctttttaatcccTATTTTATTTTGCACATTTTAGTTGGGCTTGGAGTTTCAGTTTTCAAACATGTGCATATTAGGGTTTAAAATGTCAATCTCCCACTTTTCTACTGAAAGCCATCAGGATTTACAAAAAGTTTTATGTGAAGGCGGTTGAATTTTGAAGGACGACTGCTGCAATTCCTAAACATACCTGTAGGGGCAGAGACGATTGTTATGGCTTAGATTGGACCACCATTTCCTGGAACCATTTTGCAAGTCCTTCCCATATGGTCTAGCGGTTAGGATTCCTGGTTTTCACCCAGGCGGCCCGGGTTCGACTCCCGGTATGGGAAGAAGGATTTCTTTTGCGTGTGTgctttcattttgattttttaagaattatcttgcattttttttcttcctaacttCAAAATACTGTAGGGTACCCGGTACTGTATACTTTTCTCTGTCGTTTAAAAACCGAAAGTAAAACATGATTGAAAATGAGAACGTACTAAACGCTATATCAACTTAGATCACAAGAAACAAAATTACGTCTTCTCCCATATGGTCTAGCGGTTAGGATTCCTGGTTTTCACCCAGGCGGCCCGGGTTCGACTCCCGGTATGGGAAAAgcgtttctttttaatttaaaaatgggtTTCTTCCTTTACAAATACTTTTCCTAATTAAAATCATTAAAGCCCGCTGAAATTTCATACTTACTTGATTGCAAAGAGCAGTATTATCAGGTTCTAAAGTGTTACCTTTCAATATAAGCAAGATTCTTAAAAGAGGACAAACAGAATTGATGCATCTATTGGACAAAAGGAATATGGAGGTGATTTGTATCAGTTTCCCAGAAATATCCAGATTGTTGATTTCTTACAGGCTGCTGCAACTTATTAAGATATAAAAGGGGAAGCtcccttttaaaaacaacaattgcATGAAAGTTGGTATTAGTATTTTTGGggcaaaggcaaaaaaccccaAGAATCGGATTCCCACGAATTAACGAAGGAAACATTCAGCAAGAAGGTTTCACTATAAAATTCCAACTTTCCCATACCGGGAGTCGAACCCGGGCCGCCTGGGTGAAAACCAGGAATCCTAACCGCTAGACCATATGGGAGAGCACTTAAAAACTCATTCAGCCACCAGAAATTCAATCTGATGTTCAGGGTTAAAGACTGCCAACTGCGAGATTCGCAAGAATTAATTAATGTAACATGATATATCCAGCGATAAAGACTCTAAGCGACTTCTCTCTCCAGGAAAGTAGAGAGACTCCAATTCATTTCGGGGCAGGTCAAATCCACGGATCGGCCTTCAAATTTGACGACATTCGCCCACTTTGGACGACCCTGCGTGTAAACTGCGCTCTCGATCGCTTTCTCTAGCAAGGGAGTTTCGGACTTGTAGGAAGGGCGGCAGACTGATCTTCTCTTGAGCCGGCGCTCACCAGACAgaggaagccctcccctctttgcTGAAAGccatgggggaaggggggagtgACTCATGAGGTCGGAGAAGAGATACCCGTCCCAACTCAGCCGGTGCAAATCCAGATGTGGATCCAAATGCCATTTCCCTCCACCGTTGCCTCTTCTCGAGTCTCCGAAAACTATGGGCTCCTGGTCACCCACCCGTTTGCATTCATTTGCATTACTGCATTAATTAATATGATCAATTTATTTGCAAGatagcgcaccagcgtgcctaccgtccctgtcttactgtccccatttatctgtatttacttgctttgttcatgtttatgttacTTGCACTGGTTACCTTGTAAATgtgagacaaacaaacaaacaaataaataagacagATTTGAGCTCCCATTGCAACTTTAGAGGCAACTTTACATAAGAACAGCCACTGCGATCTTCTTCTGCCAGCCCAGGCGAGGTTGCTTTTATTAAAGGCTCGCAACCTCACCGGGATCAACTGCAGCAGCAGGCAGCCCTTCTCAGTTCTTCCTTgtcagcccccaccccaccccacctcccgcaTCCGCATCGTGGTACTTTTTGAAAGCAGTTCTAAAGTCGTAGCGGCCCCTACTGACAGGCCAAGGAAATGCACCTTTAAAGTTCTCAGCAAGTGCAAGTCTGGTCCCAGAGTGGCGGCCTCTTTTTAAAGTGTTAGCAACAAGCTTTTTCTAAGGTTCATTTCTTTTAGAGCCCCGAGGGACGAAACTGTTTTCCCGTTAGTTCTCGATCCGATAACAAAAAACAGAGGGGTTGCTTTCGTTGTTTTACTAACGCTCGTGTCTCCACAGtgaataatttagaattttttttaaaagttattcttCCCATACCGGGAGTCGAACCCGGGCCGCCTGGGTGAAAACCAGGAATCCTAACCGCTAGACCATATGGGAGGAAACTGACCGGTTGCTAGCAGAAATGACTGATAGAGGTAATGGTTCAATAAAAGCAATCAACGTTTCTCAAAGGTTTTTTGAATTTCTTATTATTCAGTCTTTTACAAAATGTTGGTAGCTTTGATTAACATCTTTAATGCACTAGGCTATCTTTTATCTTCTCACCCATTCCTCAGGAATAAAATCTCTAAGCTTGAAAACCTCATTAAGCATTTTCTTGTCTTGCTTCTTTCTTGTGCTTGCACAGTGGGTTTAATggtggtagattttttttttttgtattgctttttttactttttgtactCTCAAATGTACCAAAACTTTGTGCTCTATGAAGGATGGGCATGAATCCATCAGGTCAGCTCAGCATACTTCTTCAGCATTTGCGCTTATCTTTCTGGAAAAGCTTTTGCTCCAATTTTCTGGAGCAATTCCAGCAGATATAAGAAGGAAGATCTCCACCTGAAACCCTCAAATCCAATTGCCTACTAAAATAGAATAGGCAACCAGTGGACTTTTGAATAAGCTATGATAACTACCCAACAGCACACTGATTTAGTGTGCTGTGAACTCAGTcgtagctttatttatttagaaaatttatattaccGTCTACTcgcacatggtgactcaaggagGATTACAAGGATATAAAAACagcatataaaagaaataaaaataataaaataatccccCACCAGAGTGACAGGGTGTCATTTGATTTAAGGCAATTTCTAATATTCCTCTAGTGCCTTGTCTCTCAATACTTTTAAAAGAGTGATTTAGGGGCTCATTTTCAAAATCACCACAACTTTGTCAttagaagaaattaaaagatcaattaaaacagtgggtctcaaccttcctaatgccacgaccctttaatacagttcctcatgttgtgacccccaactataaaattattttatgttttccatattttttcaaaaataggtgttttccaatggtcttaggcgacccctgtgaaagggtcattcgaccctcaaagtggtcccgacccacaggttgagaaccactgaattaAAATAACTACAATAGGCAGAGGagaaatgtttattaaaatgaaaacCATAGTTTCACTATTGCACTTTTTCTTAAAGAGATACATGTCCAAGTAAGACAATATAGGGGCCTATTTCTTTGGGgtttccccttttttccttcaaGATATCAAATTTTTAAAAGCCCCACAGATTAATCATAATCAAAACTTGTGCCTCATGTAAATCTGTTTTGGTTTGATAGAAAAGTTTTGCTTACAATGAAAGCATATAAGACATatgaaaattaaattacaaatcAAAGACATTTGTTTCAATACTTTAAGAGACATATTGCCTCAGACATATAAGAAGAAAAGGCAAAATGAAGAATATACACACTAAGCTACATTTTCCAGctatgctttattttaaaatacatccaTCCATTTTTAGTTTTGTGCAAACAAATCTTTCTAAAGTGCACTTGTAACTTACAAAGccattaataattataattatattttacagAGATATTTAAAAACGGTTCAGGACACACATGGATCTTTTCAAAATGGCTCCAGTAAATATCAGCTACACTTTATAGCTTATATTGTACCATCAGAGATGATCATTATTGATCAAGGAGAGTACTGCTTCTTTCCAGCAaccagtttttgttttttccccaacagTGACTTGTAATAACGCTGAGTGGCTTCAATTTCACTTTGTATTGAGGCAATTTCTGCAGCCAGGCTGATCCCTGAAACAGGACAAGATGAAAAAGGGGTTACCAATAGGCAAAAATCTAAATAGTATTTTGAAAGAGAGAAATTCCATTCTACTCTGTCTCCTAAATTGGATTGTTTCCAGATATGATAGAACACTCAACTTCCATGTTGTCAAGCTCTAACTGGGAATTCCAGTAGATGGAATCTTCATTTATCTGTGTGGCATTTTGGTTGGAAAAACTCTTTTATGAATGGTAAAGATCTCTAAAAAGCTCATCTGACTTTGGGGCAGTCACTTTCTCTcggcccaacccatctcacaggttTGCTGTTGTTGGGAaaaccaggaggaggaggatcatTAGTTATCATtatcttgagttgtttataaaaataatagatgggatataatttaaataaatacttaaatTACAGATCTGGAGCAATGCCCTTATTCCGTGTAGGAAGTGTCACAATATAGTGGGTTTGAGTTGAATACCAGAAATTTAGTCTGATTCCTCAGATGGTGACTACCACAATATGAACAGAACTTGGCCACAGAgcaacagaggtggcattcagcagcttctgaccagttctggagaaccggtagtggaaattttgagtagttcggagaactggtaaataccacctctggctggccccgcccccatctattctctgcctcccaagtcccagctgattaggaggaaatggggattttgcagtaaccttgccctggagtggggagggaatggagattttacagtatccttcccctgcagagCAACTCCCAAAATTGATGTTCTGCTTCCCAATGGCAGCTTTCACATAAGAAAGAAACAGctacaggatatatatatattttccttagaCCTTTAAACAAGGAATCAGAAGGGGACACACGTGCAGTTGGCATTCATTGTGATTATCCCAGCTGCCTTTTTCCTCACCTTCTCGGAAAGTCTTTTGGGCTTGTCGGAGGCTTTGAGGCACAAGGATACCAAACCAGTTCAGGGGGTCATGGTGGTCTAAGGCCTCTGCAGGCTGGGATGCTGTATTCAGGGGTTGGGCCACATCCTTGGCACTTCCTGGACCTTTTCGTCGTCGTAGAACTAGAAGCAATCAAATGAAGTACTTTCAATCAAAGGAGACTGCAAGCAGGGAAATGGATGTTGTTGAACTACAATTCTCAGGATGTCTATTGTAGATTCTTTTAGAAAGCACAGTTGGACAGTTATCATTCCTATCTCTGAAGAGTAattcagtggcgggtttcaaaaatttttagaacctcttctgtaggtgtggtttgctttgcgggagtggcttgccaaccatgtgactgagtgggagtggcttagcagtcatgtgactgggtgggcatggcccaacttgtaaagtgtggtgaaactcacttaataacgctcttgcttagcaaccaaaatgttggctcaggaactctggcatttgaagcacgcaagtcttaaagctgtcaagttacaagacccttccacccctaaccctttagaaaaaaaaccccagggtgttcaaacttgacagctttaagacttgtggacttcaactcccagaattcctcctccagtcatgttggctcaggaactctggcattgaagtgtgcaagtcttaaagctgtcaagttacaagatccttgcacccctaaccctttagaaaaaaaatccaggggtgttcaaacttgacagctttaagacttgtggacttcaactcccagaattcctcctcccgctcttcatcttgataatgtgcagatgggtggggggaaggagctggaaccggttctaaacgacatggtagatttgtggaacctcttctatagaagatgttagaactggcaggaacccacccctggagtaatTGAGGCTGATTTCTGGTATTTTCAGTAGCCTCCTTGAATTCTTCCTTTGAATTGTTGCATTGTAAGTTTTCATATTATTGGGGACAAAGAATTTCTGATTTGTGTTCCTATTGTACAGTGTTTATTTCACCAAATTGTTACATCTTTGGTTTTTATTATTCATATACTAACCAAAAATcattttaagagccatctgacagAGAAAGATTCAGACAGACCTTGGCAAGATCATTGCAGTTTTTTGTGAATTATGATCAAGTTGGTTCAAAAACTTTGTGAGTTTTGTTCCTTTACCTTGTTCACTGGGGCCAATTTCTTCCACAATAGTTGGGCTTTCATCCTTGCCTTTGAAAACATCTTCTGCGATCACCTGAAACTGAGTGTGCCCATCTTCTGCCTTGCTAGATGGAAGAAATAGAGAGACATATGCAAGACTAAGCATTTAGCAATAGAGATAATTATTATTTGGGGCTCTCTGAGATAGAGATCATTTCAGTTTTAGTTCTCTTTCTTCATTGGTGTACATTATAATTGCCCCTATTAATGTTCCAGGACAACATTGTGACATTATGAGGGAAATATTGGGTCAAGAGTTTCCAAAGCGTTTTCCACATGGAATGGGGATTTGAATCTATGTTTTTCCAGTCCTCATCCcaaaatcaaagaaataaaacaatcctCCAGTACTGATTTTATcaacaaagcaatccaaaataTCCATAACAAAACTTGTCTTGCATGTCTAAAACCTTAGAGAACACAATACTCTCATAATTAAAGTTTGATTGAATACAGCCAAGTGAAACAGTCCCTTCTTACAAAGGGAGTTGGATTAATAATTCCTGGAATTATTAGGATGACCTGATGCTTTGGATAAGCTATTATGGAATGGAGCAATCTTCTCCAAACTAATACATCTAGCTATTTAATTCCTACTCTTCTCCTGCTGAATGGCAATGGAAATAATAGCACTAAATAATAGTTTAAATATTTGCAAGGAGGTTCTAATAAAAAGAACACAAAATAGATCCCATCTGCTTTTAGAAAAATTCTAAAAGAACAAAAGTACCTAGTTactctttttccctttcactGAAGGTCATTATACTAGCTAGCTACTTACTATTAGCCCCTGGATAAAAAACATTTGATttatacatacactatattgccaaaagtattcgctcacccatccaaataatcagaatcaggggttccaatcacttccatggccacaggtgtacaaaatcaagtacctaggcatgcagactgtttttacaaacatttgtgaaagaatgggtcgctctcaggagctcagtgaattccagcgtggaactgtgataggatgccacctgtgcaacaaatccagtcgtgaaatttcctcactcctaaatattccacagtcaactgtcagatgtattataagaacgtggaagtgtttgggaatgacagcaactcagccacgaagtggtaggccacgtaaactcgtccaacatcagtgtgtgacctcacaaatgcgcttctggaagaatggtcaaaaattcccataaacacactcctgaatcttgtggacagccttcccagaagagttgaagctgttatagctgcaaagggtggaccgacgtcatatggattaggaatgggatgtcacttacagtaaattcatatgcgagtaaaggcaggtgagcgaatacttttggcaatatagtgtaactTATACTTGTGAATGGACTGGCTATTATTAAAAATGATGGATGGCATTCTCCTTCCTTGAGATGATAAACCACTGAAGCCATACAATGTTTTCATGAACTGTTGAAGTCGTGTGCATTTTTAATATTGGATAATGAGATGGCCAGCAAAACATTGTGTGATTTCAGTGGTTCATAGGCTTGAGGAAGGAAAATTCTATCCACCATTTGTACAAATAGGCAGTCTGTTTTAAGTCCAAGTTCTGACTTAGATAGAAATTTGAGATAAAGACAGACAGAGGATTGGAACTCATTCTTAACTGGACTGAGTTTATACAACACAATAAGCCATAAATCATAATTCATTAAGCACAATGATTGTGTCTGTGCAACTAAACCAAAAAGGAAGGCAACCACATTTTGGTTTAGCGCAATGTATGATTGCAGCTACTGCCTTTATTCCCCACCATAAAATTTCCTTCCTTGTCAACATCCAACAATTTCCCCCCTCACCTAGTTTCTATCCGAACAAGTGGTGTCATCTGGTGTCCATATTGCAGGGTAGATACAGATTTGTTACCCATGGCATAGCGAGATTTGGAAAGTGAGAACCAACCCTGCCGAGACAAAATCAAAAACACACCTTACTGCAATCTTTCTGACCCAATAATTTCAATAGGAAGAGTTACAATTGCCAGAATTCTTAGTCatcttgaaaagaaaatgaacTGATTCTGGATTTTATGATATTGGGAAGACAAAGGCAATCTCTATGACACATGTCCCAAAAAGGAATCAACAGCTCTGTCCAAC contains:
- the CCDC115 gene encoding coiled-coil domain-containing protein 115, which codes for MAPAEDFGQTEICEELDRVILHLFDALEMLQTKREAFNSMVEQGWFSLSKSRYAMGNKSVSTLQYGHQMTPLVRIETSKAEDGHTQFQVIAEDVFKGKDESPTIVEEIGPSEQVLRRRKGPGSAKDVAQPLNTASQPAEALDHHDPLNWFGILVPQSLRQAQKTFREGISLAAEIASIQSEIEATQRYYKSLLGKKQKLVAGKKQYSP